The window GCTCTTGAATTGCCAGAAGAGCAACTTAATGCATTGAATATGTTTTTTGACCAATTAACTTAAATAAGAGTCTGAACTTTATGTTTGAACAAAATATTTCTTCTCCATTTGTGATCGGTGACCAGCAAACTCAGACCAAGGCTTCACCTTTACGTTCTCAAGCTAAAATCGCGATCAAAAATTACTTGTCGCAATTAAATGGTAACGATGTAGACGATATGTACGAATTAGTGCTTTCTGAAATCGAAGCTCCGATGTTAGAAGAAGTAATGCAATATACACGCGGTAATCAAACTCGCGCAGCAAACTTGCTAGGCATCAACCGCGGTACTTTGCGCAAGAAACTTAAAAAGTACGGCATGAACTAATTACGCGCAGGTTCGCCTGCATGAAAAAGCACCTTCGGGTGCTTTTGTTTTTTTCGCCTTTTGACAAAGGCAAAAACCTAACTTTTGCACAGCAACCTATTTGCTGGCAATGAAGTAAACTTAACTTAGATTTAATCAACCTGTAATCACGTAAAAGGTAAACAAGATTATTATGGATACTCCTCGCCCAATAAGACGCGCTCTGTTAAGCGTTTCTGATAAAACTGGCATCGTTGAGTTCGCGCGCAGTTTAGCGCAACAAGGTGTAGATATTTTATCTACT is drawn from Thalassotalea sp. PS06 and contains these coding sequences:
- the fis gene encoding DNA-binding transcriptional regulator Fis, which translates into the protein MFEQNISSPFVIGDQQTQTKASPLRSQAKIAIKNYLSQLNGNDVDDMYELVLSEIEAPMLEEVMQYTRGNQTRAANLLGINRGTLRKKLKKYGMN